The following coding sequences lie in one Blattabacteriaceae bacterium genomic window:
- the rpsL gene encoding 30S ribosomal protein S12, protein MPTIQQLIRKGRNKTKKKSKSLVLDSCPQKKGVCTRVYTTTPKKPNSAMRKVCRVRLTNGKEVIAYIRGEGHNLMEHSIVLVSGGKIARDLPGVRLHVERGCRDTEGVSKRKKSRSKYGTKRTKEKK, encoded by the coding sequence ATGCCAACAATACAACAACTCATAAGAAAGGGGAGGAATAAAACGAAAAAAAAGAGTAAATCTCTTGTTCTAGATTCTTGCCCTCAAAAAAAGGGGGTATGTACACGGGTATACACAACTACTCCTAAAAAACCTAACTCAGCTATGAGGAAAGTCTGTAGAGTAAGATTAACTAATGGAAAAGAAGTAATTGCTTACATTAGAGGGGAAGGGCATAATCTAATGGAGCATTCCATAGTTTTAGTAAGCGGAGGGAAAATTGCTAGAGATTTACCAGGAGTAAGACTTCATGTAGAGCGTGGGTGTAGAGATACAGAAGGTGTATCTAAACGAAAAAAAAGTAGAAGCAAATATGGAACCAAACGTACTAAAGAAAAAAAATAA